Within Epilithonimonas zeae, the genomic segment GCTCAGCAATAATTTCCCAACATTTATCAATATAAACAAAAGCGGCATAATTGTCGCTTTTGTTGTTTTTTATTTATATCAATTATAAACCCAATATTCTTATATTTGCTAATTAGTAAAACCCAAATAAAACGTGAAGTTAAGTAAAGAATTAAAAACAGGATTAATCGCTATATTCGCCATAATTGGTTTCGTTGTACTTTATCAGTTTATGAAAGGAAAAAACCTTTTTACAACAGATAATGCTTTCTATGCCAAGTATGATAATGTAGAAGGACTTTCTGTTTCCAATCCGGTTTCTATAAATGGATTGAAGGTAGGACAAGTAGATGAGATAAAACCGATAACTACAAAAGATGGCAGATTACATTTTGTTGTTAAGTTGACAATAGATGATAATTTTGAGTTTTCAAAAAATTCTACATTAGAGATTTTTGAACCAGGATTGATGTCTGGGAAAGAAATGAAAATCAATCTTGCTTATGGAGGAGGAATTGCAAAAGATGGTGATACGCTGAAAGGAAATTATCAATTGTCTATGCTTAACTCTCTTTCTTCACAAGTAAAACCAGTTAAAGATCAACTTTCCGGAGTACTACTGAAGTTGGATTCAACTTTAGCAAGTACAAACAAAATTGTCGATGAGCAAAACAGAAGAGAGATCAAATTATTATTAATGAATCTCAACAGAACCATCGAGTCTTTCAAAGGCGCATCTGACAGAACAAATGCTATCCTTGCCAACAATGAAAAAGGTCTGCACGAAGTTGTGGCTAATGCTAACAATGCGATGATGACAGCCAATAAAACTTTGGATAAATTTGGATCTGTTGCAGAACGTGTAGATATTGATAAACTGAACGGCACAATTGACCAATTCAACCAAACCGCAGGGAAACTGAATAACGTTATTTCCGGCATACAAAACGGTGAAGGTTCTCTTGGTAAATTGGCGAAAGATGAAGAGCTTTACAATAATCTTGAAAAGACTTCTAAAAACCTGAATGCTCTGGTAGAAGATTTCAAGGCTAATCCGAAAAGATATGTGAACTTCTCGGTTTTTGGTAAAAACGCTGATAAAAAATAATCTATGCAATATATTGACAATGTAATATTTCTGATTTTATTGATTGCAGGTTTCGGCTTATTTGCTAAAAGCCTGAAAGAATTATATCGCAATATAAAACTCGGAAGAGAAATTGACCGAACCGACAGAAAAGCGGAACGCTGGGCAATAATGACCAGAGTGGCGCTAGGACAGAGCAAAATGGTGAAACGTCCTATTGCAGGGATTTTACACATTTTCGTTTATGTTGGGTTTGTCATTATCAATATCGAGTTATTAGAAATTATCATTGATGGTATTTTTGGAACGCACAGATTTTTGCAAAGTGTTTTAGGAGATTCTTTCTATGCATTTTTCACAGGATTTTTAGAAATTTTAGCGGCTTTGGTTGTCTTAGCAGTGGTCGTATTTTTTATCAGAAGAAATTTCTATGGTGTCAAAAGATTAACGATGAAAGAATTATTCGGTTGGCCAAAACAAGATGCCAATTGGATCTTGATTATTGAGTTTGCTTTGATGGTTGCTTTCTTCACAATGAACGGAGCAGATTTCTATGCAGATTCAACTCGTTTCAGTTCAAACTTTCCAATCTCAAAACATCTATTTCCATTCTTTGGAAATTTCAGTATAGAAACACTTCATATTTTTGAAAAATCAGCTTGGTGGTTTCATTTTGTCGGCATTCTTTTCTTTATGAATTATCTATATTATTCTAAGCACCTTCATATTATTTTAGCGTTTCCTAATACTTGGTTTGCGAATCTTGAGAAAAAAGGGAAATTCAATAATCTGGATTCTGTAACTAAAGAAATCAAGTTAATGATGGATCCGAATGCTGATCCTTATGCAGCTCCTGCAGAAGGCGAGGCAGAAATTCCTTCAAAATTCGGAGCAGAAGATATTTTTGATCTGAATCAACATCAATTGATGAGCGCTTATTCTTGTACCGAATGTGGAAGATGTACTTCGGTTTGTCCGGCTAATATCACTGGCAAAAAATTATCTCCAAGATTGATTATGATGAAAACCAGAGATCGTCTGGAAGAAGTCGGAAAAAACCTTAATAAAAACGGAGGTAAGTTCGTCGATGATGGCAAAAAGCTACTGAACGATTATATTACCAAAGAAGAACTTTGGGCTTGTACGACTTGTAACGCTTGTGTAGAAGCTTGTCCTGTTTTGATTGATCCACTTTCCATCATTTTTGAAATGAGGAGATTCTTGGTAATGGAACAATCTGCAGCACCACAAGAATTAAACTTAATGATGACAAACGTCGAAAATAATGCTGCACCTTGGCAATATAATCAGGCTGACAGATTGAATTGGGCTAACGATTAATTTTGAAGTAAAAGTACATCTTACATTAATACAAAATACATTTATAACAAATGGATTTCACTATAAAAACAATGGCAGATTATGCTGCTGAAGGCAAATCTCCCGAAGTTCTCTTCTGGGTAGGTTGCGCTGGAAGTTTTGATGATCGTGCGAAAAAAATAACACGGGCATTCTGCAAAATCCTTAATAAAATCAATGTGGAATTTGCTGTTCTGGGACAAGAAGAATCTTGTACGGGCGATCCTGCAAAACGTGCCGGAAACGAGTTTGTCTTCCAAATGATGGCTTTGACCAACATCGAAGTTCTGAATGCTTACGAAGTCAAAAAAATAGTTACAGCCTGTCCGCATTGTTTCAATACTTTGAAGAACGAATATCCAAGTCTTGGCGGAAATTATCAAGTTTTGCATCATACTCAATTCCTGAAAGATTTGATGAATGAAGGCCGATTGAAAATCGAAGGCGGAAGTTTCAAAGGAAAAAAAATCACATTCCACGATCCTTGTTACCTTGGAAGAGCTAATGACGAATATGAAGCGCCAAGAATGCTTTTGGAAAAACTTGATGCAGAATTAGTAGAAATGAAGCGTTGCAAAACCAATGGACTATGTTGTGGAGCTGGTGGGGCGCAAATGTTTAAAGAACCTGAAAAAGGAAATAAAGACATCAATATCGAAAGAACAGAAGAAGCACTTTCATTCGAACCTAAAGTGATTGCTACTGGTTGTCCGTTTTGTAATACAATGATGACAGATGGTGTGAAGCACTTCAATAAAAATACAGAAGTAGAAGTTAAAGATATTGTAGAACTTTTGGCAGAAGCGGAAGATCTCTGATTAATTCTTTGGTTTTGATTTATTATTCATGAAAAGTAAATGGACATTTTCTTTTTTCTTTTTGTTACCTGTTTTATTTGTTCTTTGTCTTTGGAATTATAATAATAGAGTCTATGATTGGGATATGCCAGGCTATATTGGCAGTATGTACACTTCTCAATATCCCAACAATCCAGAAAAAGTAAAAGAATTAACCTTTAGTTCCATACAAAAAGAAGCGCCAATAGATCAATATAATGATGTTATTGGCAAAAATCCTAAAGATGTTGCAAGACAATATTTTGAAAAAAGTACCAAAGCTTTTTCCGAACAACTTCCTTATTTTCAGATAAAAGTCGGGTATAATCTTGCAATTACCATTTTATACAAAATAGGTTTTACTGCCCCTATGTCGGTTCTTTTTTTGAGCCTTCTCTCGTATTTTTTCTCAGGAATACTTTTGTTTTTTGTATTTAAGATTATTTTTCCAAATAACATTTTAATAGTTTTTTTCATAACATTGGCAATTTTATTATTACCACCTATGACATATATGGCCAGAGTTTCTACACCAGATATGTTTATTCTGCAATTTTTATTAATCTTTATGATAGGATTGTTTAGCCGGTGGAAAAGATGGATAATGTTTTCCATTTTATTTGCGATTACTTTTATAAGACCAGATTATATTACGTTTACATTGACTTATCTTATTACTGATTTTCTTTTTAATTTTTATGAAAGAAAGAAAATAAATTTTAATGTTATTTTACAAACAAGTATTCTCTTTTTCTTATATATTTTCATAGTGAAGTTTTATCATTACCCAGGTTGGAAAAATCTTTTCTATGATTCTTTTATTTGCAGACGACCAATTATTTCTGAAGAACTTGCAGACTTTGGGATAACTGATTATTTAAGAATATTATTAAGAAAAATTATCTATTTTAAGAAAGTAAGTTTAATTGCATTTGGTAGTCTAGGATTGATTTTCTATCTATCGAAAGATAAGTGGACAAGATTTTATTCAGTTTTTATTTTTGCTAATATCTATATCAAATTTGTTTTTTTTCCACATTCTTCTGGACTAAGATTTTTCTTTGGATTTATTTTATTATTACTAATCATGCTGATGTATTCTATCAGTCAAAGATATAATCGGTATGAACTCGATAAAAATTCTTAATTTTACTTATTTAAAATCATTATAATGAAAATCGAGGCATCCAGTATTGTAGAAACAAACGATTACCGTGTAATTATATATCCAGCGTCTAGACCCTTTACAGCAAAAGAGAGTAAAGTGATTGCAGAGAGATTGTATGATTTCTTGGGCGATTGGGCAGCTCACGGAAAAGAATTATCTTCTTCTTTCAAAATTGAAAAAAATCAATTTATTATTATTTGTGTTGACGAAGAGAAAGAAGCAGCTTCTGGCTGTAGTATAGATGCACTTGGGAAAGTAATGAGAGAGCTGGACGCCCAATTTGATCTTGGATTATTTGATAGGATGAAAGCAAGCTACGTAGAAAATGGAGAGGTGAAAACTTTGAAATTATCAGACTTTAAAAGTAAGATTAGAAATGGTGAAATATCAAAAGATATCGAGGTTTTCGATTTCTCTAAAAACACTTACCTAGACTTTCTTAGTCACTTCTTACAACCTTTTGCAAGAAGTTGGGCTTCAACAATTTCTTAATCTTTAATTAATTTCTATTAATTTCAAAATAATACTTTGAAAGTACTTTTTCTGACTACGGCTCACAAATATAATGATGATCGTATATATTATCATCAAGCAACGGAACTTGTGAAACGAGGTTTTGATGTGAAAATTTGTAGTTTGTGTTCAGATTTCCAAGGAGATTTTAATAATATTAAAATCGAATCTTATCCAATTCTGGATTCTAATGCAAAAGAAAAAATTAATACTTTTCTGAAGGTTTGTCAGGATTATCAGCCGGATTCTATTATTTGCTCAGAGCCTCTTGCTGTCATTGCAGCAGGAAAATTCAACAAAAAGAAAAAAACAAATATCACTTATGATATTACAGAATGGTATCCATCTTTTAGGATGATAGAAGAATATTCTATCTTTTTAAGATTTATTCACGCTATCAAATTTTTTCTTATCCAGATTTATGCAGGCTTCTTAAGTCATAATTTTATTTTTGGCGAGAAAACAAAAAAATTTCCATTAGCATATTTTTTTCCATTTAAAAAAAGTATGATTCTGCCTTATTACCCAGATCATATTTATATTCATGAAAATAAAAAAAGTTTAGATCCTAATAAAATAAATCTTTGTTATACAGGAGTTTTCTCAAAAGAAAAGGGAATTGGCAATTTCTTTGAAACGGTCAATCAATTACAACAAGAAAGACCGAATTTACAAATTGACATTACATTGATTGGTGGTTCTCGCAGGAAGAAAGACGAAGATTATTTTTCAGAATTACTTAAGAAATATAATAAGTTTAATATCAATATAAAAAAGCCTACATCATTTGAAAATTTTACAAAAGCTTATGCTAATGCGGATATTTGTTTTGACTTAAGGGAAATCAGTTTGGAAAATCATCATTGTTTACCAATTAAAATATTCTATTATGCCGCTTCTGGGAAACCTGTAATTTATACAGATTTGAAAGCTACCAGACAGTTTGTAGAAGTTTCAAAGTTTGGATTTTTGGTTGATCCTGAAAACGCTTTTCAGATTGCGGATTGTATTGGGAAATATATTGATAATCCTAATTTATATAGTACTCACGTCCATAATGCAAGAATGTTGTATGAGGAAAAATATAATTGGGATATGATTCGGGATTCTTTTGTAGATTTTGTAAAAAGCTCAATAAAATAAAATTTCAGAGGATGAATATTATCCAGACTTTTGTTTCTCGATTCTTGATATTGATTCTCAATTTTGGTCTTGTCATCTATTCTACTAATATGTGGGGGAGTGATGGTAAAGGTATTATTTCTATTGTTATTGCAGATCTTACGATTATCAGTTTCATTAGTAATATTTTCTCAGGAAGCAGCGTTACCTATTTTGCATCAAAATATAAATCCGAACAGATTTTATTATATGGATATCTTTGGTCTCTCACAGTTGGTATTTTAGTTCCACTGATACTTCTATTATTTCATGATTCAGAATACACTTTTTATCTCATAGCATTATCAATTTTATCATCTTTATTAACTACCAATATCAATCTTTTTGTAGGGCAGAAGAATATAAAAATGTTCAATTTATACACAATTCTGCAACAAGCTGTTCATATTGTTTTTCTGATATTAATAATCTATGCTTTAGGTATTCTGTCTGTTAAGGCCTATTTTATGGCACAAATTGCATGTTGTGCAATTTTGTTTTTGGTAAGTTCTTATCAGATTCTGAAAAACTGTAGATTTTCAAAAATTAGATTCTCTGGTAAAGTCCAGAATTTACTCTTTAGCTATGGTTGGAAAACACAGCTTAGTGCATTTATTCAATTCCTAAATTACAGGTTGTCATTTTATTTTTTAGAATTTTATAAAGGTATTGCTAGTGTTGGTATTTTCTCAATTGGTGTAGCATTCTCAGAAGCCATTTGGACAGTCAGTAGGAGTTTGTCGGTTATTCTATACTCAGATGTCGTTAATAATAGCAATGAAAACGAGATTTTGGTCAAAGCCAAAACTTCTCTCAAAATAAGTTTTCTGATCACCTTAGTATTCATTATTTTTGTTGTAATAATACCATCACAATTTTACTCGATGATATTTGGCAAAGATTTTAGTCAGACGAAAAAGATTATTTTGCTTTTGTCACCCGGTATTTTGGCAATAGCTGTAAGTAATATTATTGGTTTTTATTTTGCAGGAATTAATAAACTTCGGATACTGAATATTAAATCTATATTTGGATTGATATTCACAGTAATAGCTTCTGTTTTTATAATTCCAAGATGGGGTATTGTAGGTGCTTGTATTGTTACATCTATTTCATATTGCTTATCTTCGTCAGTATTATTTTGGAAATTTTATCAAATAACGGATTTTCGAATCAAAGATTTTTTCTTTTCGAAGTTGGAAATTCAAATATTGACTCAAAAATTATCCGGAAAAAAATAGCGATAAATGAAACTAAGAATATCCATAATTTTAACAGCAGTTGTTTTATTATTTTCTTGTAGAGGAGATGAGGAAAATGTACAGGCAATTGACCAAGTTTTGATGCTTTATGTTAGAAGTGCGACTAATAATCAGGACTTATTGAACTCAAAAATTGATGGTTCCTACTCAACTGTTGCTTTGTTGGACCAATTGGATGAAACGACTGCGAATAAACCAATTACGGGATATTCTCTTCTCAAAGATGCAGATACAGTTGTTTATATGGATTACGCTGCAGGAGCAGTGAGGGAACTTAAGGATTCTATCAGCCCTGAGCTAAAAACCTACAGATCCAGATTTATAATTCGATATTCAAAGACTGTGAATTCGCAGACTGTAAATGACGACGACATTATTGAAATCGAATATAACTGGACTCCGTCATTGTTTCAAATATCAAAACTTTGGTACGACAATGAACTAAAATTCACAAAAGTTCCAGGTCAGAGAAATGTGGTTCAAATCGTGAAATAAAATCCTTAAATTTGCAATTGTCGGAAAATTAGAATAATTATTCTGATAACGAAATACTATCAACCAACAACCAAACTATGTTACAGGTTAATTTTTTGCGCGAGAACAAAGAGCGCGTTTTGGAAGGCTTGAAGAAAAGAAACTTCAAGGAATTAGATTTGGTCGATGCAGCGGTAAATGCTGACGACGAAAGAAAAAGATTACAGTTTGAGCTAGACTCACAACTTTCCGAAATGAACAGAATTTCCAAAGAAATTGGAATTCTGATGAAAGAGGGAAAGAAAGAGGAAGCAGAAGCTGCTAAATCCCAAACGTCGCAATACAAAGAGTCCAGCAAAGAATTACAAAATGAATTGAATGAAGCTGAGAAAACACTTCTCAATATTCTTTATCAAATTCCGAATATCCCTTACGAAAAAGTAGTTGCCGGAGTTTCTGCCGATGACAACGAGATTGTTTACGAATCTACAACTGTGGAAGGTCTTGGTGAAGGTGCAATTCCACATTGGGAGTTGGCTAAAAAATATAATTTGATTGATTTTGAATTAGGAGTGAAAGTCGCTGGTGCTGGT encodes:
- a CDS encoding MlaD family protein, with translation MKLSKELKTGLIAIFAIIGFVVLYQFMKGKNLFTTDNAFYAKYDNVEGLSVSNPVSINGLKVGQVDEIKPITTKDGRLHFVVKLTIDDNFEFSKNSTLEIFEPGLMSGKEMKINLAYGGGIAKDGDTLKGNYQLSMLNSLSSQVKPVKDQLSGVLLKLDSTLASTNKIVDEQNRREIKLLLMNLNRTIESFKGASDRTNAILANNEKGLHEVVANANNAMMTANKTLDKFGSVAERVDIDKLNGTIDQFNQTAGKLNNVISGIQNGEGSLGKLAKDEELYNNLEKTSKNLNALVEDFKANPKRYVNFSVFGKNADKK
- a CDS encoding (Fe-S)-binding protein; translation: MDFTIKTMADYAAEGKSPEVLFWVGCAGSFDDRAKKITRAFCKILNKINVEFAVLGQEESCTGDPAKRAGNEFVFQMMALTNIEVLNAYEVKKIVTACPHCFNTLKNEYPSLGGNYQVLHHTQFLKDLMNEGRLKIEGGSFKGKKITFHDPCYLGRANDEYEAPRMLLEKLDAELVEMKRCKTNGLCCGAGGAQMFKEPEKGNKDINIERTEEALSFEPKVIATGCPFCNTMMTDGVKHFNKNTEVEVKDIVELLAEAEDL
- a CDS encoding glycosyltransferase, which encodes MKVLFLTTAHKYNDDRIYYHQATELVKRGFDVKICSLCSDFQGDFNNIKIESYPILDSNAKEKINTFLKVCQDYQPDSIICSEPLAVIAAGKFNKKKKTNITYDITEWYPSFRMIEEYSIFLRFIHAIKFFLIQIYAGFLSHNFIFGEKTKKFPLAYFFPFKKSMILPYYPDHIYIHENKKSLDPNKINLCYTGVFSKEKGIGNFFETVNQLQQERPNLQIDITLIGGSRRKKDEDYFSELLKKYNKFNINIKKPTSFENFTKAYANADICFDLREISLENHHCLPIKIFYYAASGKPVIYTDLKATRQFVEVSKFGFLVDPENAFQIADCIGKYIDNPNLYSTHVHNARMLYEEKYNWDMIRDSFVDFVKSSIK
- a CDS encoding polysaccharide biosynthesis C-terminal domain-containing protein, which encodes MNIIQTFVSRFLILILNFGLVIYSTNMWGSDGKGIISIVIADLTIISFISNIFSGSSVTYFASKYKSEQILLYGYLWSLTVGILVPLILLLFHDSEYTFYLIALSILSSLLTTNINLFVGQKNIKMFNLYTILQQAVHIVFLILIIYALGILSVKAYFMAQIACCAILFLVSSYQILKNCRFSKIRFSGKVQNLLFSYGWKTQLSAFIQFLNYRLSFYFLEFYKGIASVGIFSIGVAFSEAIWTVSRSLSVILYSDVVNNSNENEILVKAKTSLKISFLITLVFIIFVVIIPSQFYSMIFGKDFSQTKKIILLLSPGILAIAVSNIIGFYFAGINKLRILNIKSIFGLIFTVIASVFIIPRWGIVGACIVTSISYCLSSSVLFWKFYQITDFRIKDFFFSKLEIQILTQKLSGKK
- a CDS encoding 4Fe-4S dicluster domain-containing protein; this translates as MQYIDNVIFLILLIAGFGLFAKSLKELYRNIKLGREIDRTDRKAERWAIMTRVALGQSKMVKRPIAGILHIFVYVGFVIINIELLEIIIDGIFGTHRFLQSVLGDSFYAFFTGFLEILAALVVLAVVVFFIRRNFYGVKRLTMKELFGWPKQDANWILIIEFALMVAFFTMNGADFYADSTRFSSNFPISKHLFPFFGNFSIETLHIFEKSAWWFHFVGILFFMNYLYYSKHLHIILAFPNTWFANLEKKGKFNNLDSVTKEIKLMMDPNADPYAAPAEGEAEIPSKFGAEDIFDLNQHQLMSAYSCTECGRCTSVCPANITGKKLSPRLIMMKTRDRLEEVGKNLNKNGGKFVDDGKKLLNDYITKEELWACTTCNACVEACPVLIDPLSIIFEMRRFLVMEQSAAPQELNLMMTNVENNAAPWQYNQADRLNWAND